ACGCTCGGGCGACCGAGCGCGCGAGCAGCGTGGTGTCTCCCGTAGATGCCCGCCGCGTGCCCACTGCCGTCCTCCGGGACAGGTAAGAGCGGCCGTAGCCACTGATGCCCCGTGCACTCGGGCGCCCCGGCGAGCAGACGAATCCAAGCGCCACACTGCTGGCGCTACCCCTTCACCATGAGGGCGGGCAGGTGACGCCCTGCCGCAGGCACTCAGGACGCCGAGCCTCTACAGGGCGCCCGCTGGGGCCAGGCCCCGGTGTCTCCCGCCACCGCCAGGCTCTTGTCCTCCCATGCAGGGAACGGAACAGGCCCGTTCGCCGCACCTGCGTGCCCGTTCGCCGCACGGCAAGGCCCACCGGCTGAACACTCCGGCAGTGGAGGGGGCTGGCGGGCACTGTGTCCCTCGCAACCCGGTTGCCACGGATGGACCCGGGGCTGCTCACAGGTCGCTCCCTTCCTTCCTCCACGTCTGGCGCATGGCCACCCCTCCCGTCCTCCTCCTGGCGCTCCTCGCGGTCTCCTCCCAGACTGAGCCCACCCCGTCCCCCGTCCTCTTCCAGCCGAAGGTGGAGGACGCGATGCTCACCCCCGTCCCTCCCGCCCCCCGGCTGGTGAAGGACTGGAACGAGGCGCTGGGCCTGGTGCGCGAGCGCTCCACGGACCTGCGCAGCGCCGAGGCCGGCGTCCAGCGCGCCTCGGGCCGCTGGCGTCAGGCCCTCGGCGCGCTGCTGCCCAACGCGCGCGTCCAGGCCGGCGTGGCCCATGACCTCCTCAACCCGGACGTGCCCGCGGGGGTGTCCCCCGGTGCCGCTGGCGACGGGCGCACGCCCACCACGCCCGCGGGCACCGTCACCGCGACGCTGACGCAGTCGGTGGTGGACGTGAGCGCCTGGCGCGGGCTGTCCTCGGCCCGGGCCGCCGAGGCCGGCGCGGTGGCCAGCCTCCAGGACGTGCGCCGCCGCCTCACGCTGGGCGTGGCGCAGGTGCTGGTGGCCACGGTGGCCGCCGAGCGCGCCGCGGAAATCAACCGGGTGGGGCTGCGCCAGGCACTGGAGCGCGCCGCCCTCACCCAGCGCAGCTTCGAGCTGGGCGCGGGAAACCAGCTGGACGTGGTGCGCGTGGAGCAGGACGTGGCGGTGGCGCGCGGCGCCCTCATCGCCGGTGACGAGCAGCTTCGCCAGACGCGCGAGGCGCTGGGCTTCACGCTGGGCTTCGGCCAGCCGGTGGGCGTCGACCCGTCCTTCAACCTGCAGGGCCTGGTGGACCAGACGCGCAATGACTGCGCCCCGCTGGAGAGCCTGGACGCACGGCCCGACCTGGTGGCGTCGCGCGCCCAGGTGGAGTCCGCCAAGGACAGCCGGCGTCAGGCCTCCGCCGGCTACCTGCCCACGCTGGGCGTCTCCAGCACCCTCTACGGCCTCACCACCGACCCGGGCTTCGGCCGCTTCGCCACGTGGAATGTCTCCGCCGTGCTCTCGGTGCCGATTTGGGAAGGTGGCAGCCGCTCGGGGCTGGTGCGCGAGCGCGCGGGCGTGGAGGAGCAGGCGTCCGCGGCGCTGGAGAGCGCGCGCCGGGACGTGGAGCTGGAGGTGGCCCAGGCGCGGCGCGGGGTGCAGGTGGCCGAGGCGCTGGTGAAGACGGCGACCGAGTCGAGAGACCTCGCGGAGCGCACCGACCGGCTGACGCGCCGGGCTTTTGAAGTGGGCCGCGGCAGCAGCCTGGAGCTGGTGCAGAGCGCGGCGGCCCTGCGCCAGGCACAGCTGACGCTGGTGCTGCGCGAATTCGAGCTGGTCCAGGCACGCCTGGACGCATTCCTGACGGAGGCCCGGTGCGACTGGTGAGGCGGGGACGGGCGCCGAAGGCGCTGAAGCAAGGAGATTCGAATTCGGCCATGCGCACCTGGATGCCTTCCCGACGGAGGCCCGGTGCGACTGGTGAGGCGGGGACGGGCGCCCAAGGCGCTGAAGCAGAGATTCAAGCTCATCCAGGCACGCCTGGATGCATTCCTGACGGAGGCCCGGTGCGACTGGTGAGATGGGTGCGCCCCCTGGAGGCGCTGAAGAAGACGGTGTGGAGTGGGGTGGTGCTGGCCGCAGTGGCGGGCTGCTCGGGACAGAAGGCCGCTCCGGCCGCGCCCCCGCCTCGCGAGGTGGAAGTCGTCACGCTCGCGCCCCATGAGGTGCGGGACACCGGCGAGTACCTCGGCTCGCTGCTGTCGCGGCAGAGCCTCACCGTGCTGCCGCAGGTGGCCGGCTACATCCGGAATATTCACGTGCGCCCCGGCCAGCAGGTGGAGGCCGGCGCGGCGCTGGTGGAAGTCGACGCGCGCGAGGAGACGGCCGCGCTCGACAGCGCCCAGGCGCAGCTCAGCTCCTCGCAGGTGAACCTGGAGCTGTCGCGCCGCACACTCGCCCGCACGGAGGCGCTCCACAAGGAGGGCCTCGCCAGCGCCCAGGAGCTGGAGGCCGGCCGCGCGCAGGTTCAGGCCGCCGAGGCCGCATCCCGCTCCTCCGCCGCACAGGTGGCGCAGCGCCAGGTGCAGCTGCAGTACCACGTGGTGCGCGCCCCCTTCGCCGGCACCGTGGGCGACGTCGTCATCCGCCAGGGTGACTTCGTCAGCGCCACCACGCCGCTGACCAGCGTGGCCCAGTCGGACGTCCTCGAGGTGAGCGTGGCGGTGCCCTCAACGCGCGCCCGCTCGCTGAAGCCGGACACGGCGCTGGAAGTCCTCGACGCCCAGGGCAAGGTGCTGCTCACCAGCTCCATCTTCTTCGTGGCACCGCAGGCCGACCCGCGCACCCAACTGGTGGAGGTAAAGGCCGCCTTCCGCAACACGGGGGGCCTGCGCCCCAGCGAGCTGGTGCGTGCGCGCATCGTCTACTCCGTGCGGGACGCCCTGCAGATTCCGGCGCTCGCGGTGGTGCGCCAGAGCGGCCAGCCCTTCGCGCTGGTGGTGAAGGAGAAGGACGGCAAGACGGTGGTGGAGCGCCGCCCCATCACCCTGGGCGCGCTGGGCGACATGGCCTACGTGGTGGAGAAGGGCCTGTCGGCGGGAGACCTCGTCGCCGTCTCCTCCATGCAGGCGCTGCGCGATGGCATGCCCGTGAAGGTGAAGGTGCATGGCACGCCCCGAGCCACGGTGGACTCGGGCTCGGGCGTGAAACTGTCGACGGTGGCTGCTCCCGCTGTCGGAAGCAGCCGCTGAGGGCCCAGGCACCATGTTCATCGACTTCTTCATCCGCCGGCCCGTCTTCGCCATCGTCTGCTCCATCCTGCTGACGCTGGCGGGGGCCATTGCCATTCCCTCGCTGCCCATTGCCCAGTACCCGGACCTGGCTTCACCCCAGGTGACGGTCTCCGCCAGCTACGTGGGTGCCAGCGCCGAGGTGGTGGAGAGCGCCGTCACCATCCCCCTGGAGCAGGAGCTCAACGGCGTGGAGGGCATGCGCTACATCACCTCCTCCAGCAGCAACAACGGCACCAGCAGCGTCACTGTCACCTTCGAGCCCACTCGCGACATCGAGGTGGCCGCCGTCGACGTGCAGAACCGCGTCAGCCGCGCCGCCTCACGCCTGCCCGCCCAGGTGAACCAGGCGGGCATCACCGTCAACAAGGCCTCCAGTCAGATTCTGCTGTCGGTGGCGCTGTTCAGCTCGGACGACCGGTACGACACGAAGTTCCTCAGCAACTACGCCGACGTGAATCTGAAGGACGCCATCAAGCGCGTGCGCGGCGTGGGCGACGTGCAGATTTTCGGCGAGCGCAAGTTCTCCATGCGCGTGTGGCTGGACCCCACGGAGCTGGCACGCCGCAAGCTGACGCCCCAGGACGTGACGCGCGCGCTGCAGGAGCAGAACCTCCAGGTGGCCGCGGGCCAGGTGGGCCAGCCGCCCTCCGCCGTGGACCAGCCCTACCAGCTCGCGGTGCGGGCCCGGGGGCGGCTCGTGGAGCCGGGCGAGTTCGGGGACATCGTCCTCATGCGCGAGAATGACGGCAAGAGCGTGCGCGTGAAGGACGTGGCCCGCGTGGAGCTGGGCGCGGAGAGCTACAACACGCTGCTGCGCTTCCGGGGCCAGCAGGCTGTCGGCATCGCCATCTTCCAGCTGCCCACCGCCAACGCCCTCGAGGTTCGCGACGCCGTGTACGCGGAGCTGGAGCGGCTGTCCCAGCAGTTCCCGCCGAACATGGAGTTCAAGGCGGGCACTGACACCACGCTCGCGGTGCGCGCCACGCTCGAGGGCGTCGTGCAGACGCTGGTGGAGGCCATCGCCCTCGTCATCCTCGTCATCTTCGTGTTCCTGCACGGCTGGCGCAGCGTGCTCATCACCGCCTTCACGTTGCCCGTCTCGCTGGTGGGCACCTTCGCCTTCGTCCAGCTGATGGGCTTCTCCATCAACA
Above is a window of Pyxidicoccus xibeiensis DNA encoding:
- a CDS encoding TolC family protein, with protein sequence MATPPVLLLALLAVSSQTEPTPSPVLFQPKVEDAMLTPVPPAPRLVKDWNEALGLVRERSTDLRSAEAGVQRASGRWRQALGALLPNARVQAGVAHDLLNPDVPAGVSPGAAGDGRTPTTPAGTVTATLTQSVVDVSAWRGLSSARAAEAGAVASLQDVRRRLTLGVAQVLVATVAAERAAEINRVGLRQALERAALTQRSFELGAGNQLDVVRVEQDVAVARGALIAGDEQLRQTREALGFTLGFGQPVGVDPSFNLQGLVDQTRNDCAPLESLDARPDLVASRAQVESAKDSRRQASAGYLPTLGVSSTLYGLTTDPGFGRFATWNVSAVLSVPIWEGGSRSGLVRERAGVEEQASAALESARRDVELEVAQARRGVQVAEALVKTATESRDLAERTDRLTRRAFEVGRGSSLELVQSAAALRQAQLTLVLREFELVQARLDAFLTEARCDW
- a CDS encoding efflux RND transporter periplasmic adaptor subunit is translated as MRWVRPLEALKKTVWSGVVLAAVAGCSGQKAAPAAPPPREVEVVTLAPHEVRDTGEYLGSLLSRQSLTVLPQVAGYIRNIHVRPGQQVEAGAALVEVDAREETAALDSAQAQLSSSQVNLELSRRTLARTEALHKEGLASAQELEAGRAQVQAAEAASRSSAAQVAQRQVQLQYHVVRAPFAGTVGDVVIRQGDFVSATTPLTSVAQSDVLEVSVAVPSTRARSLKPDTALEVLDAQGKVLLTSSIFFVAPQADPRTQLVEVKAAFRNTGGLRPSELVRARIVYSVRDALQIPALAVVRQSGQPFALVVKEKDGKTVVERRPITLGALGDMAYVVEKGLSAGDLVAVSSMQALRDGMPVKVKVHGTPRATVDSGSGVKLSTVAAPAVGSSR